One genomic window of Manihot esculenta cultivar AM560-2 chromosome 16, M.esculenta_v8, whole genome shotgun sequence includes the following:
- the LOC110602976 gene encoding major antigen isoform X1, with protein MDKNKNRTDMLAAGRKKLQQFRQKKDNKGSSSHGKSSKKSSKSEQHESYVDAAPNSANSTALPQVLEGETVSSINPVSGVEDSSVSSSIEDSVAPDANVVAVDPLSIPMTYETASIDNANMDKQEVCVHENNIELSNSNDGERIDVLASPAIVETIDSTTVTYELESSSREKAESLPLKENTPDMFLICARGDQVTDVGAMQEANGLVLEHCGGTHVIDLDGDGRLALSEHGDNAASGERDAFEQTGLVDLASQLNQNDGAYSESASASAVEMMDGLLASTLPLSEADGILGGVSDVVNQQSKVIYVDPSNREEAEMLSGTGQCGKSEGGSQIDRTVEACKQQFLPEDSLIFVGKSHEEPQLAKLTNSYVGLTTSAPVDACSINLSQLIEVTKGLNETEYGLLLRSIGLTDSLISFEHGHPLLTERFREELFLAICTKDILELQLTEHSYLQTECDNQFQQMDNELSVLRASLNEACERCNSLAQELVECRSELLAAASGREDFQLQFHAAKAEVKEVSARAKELQSSLESSQADISNLLKELADSKGLVGTLLAENDNLNQTIALLTEERKKLVHEKNTCLQENEKILKELADCRNSVAALLAENSNLSGTLASVTERSKQLEEEKEYLANGNEKLSIDLSDCKGLMETLQVENANLGGDLVMLSEDRKKLEEYKEYSVIEMERLSSELLVLHERISKDHGERKQLEDELKEVTLRLEELSEENIFLQSSLELHKAKIREIDDKQAQRSFPGGDILNQEGGEEVQIRSCEKEAVNEQSHKMQGTRDDGLSDGLSGRLQPEPFEHEVFDDTLGFIVLKGHLEEADRVLKKLEETVEGMFSHAGSSGRAAGKVSAPAVSKLIQTFESKQHHDENEAEEMILMDDPSAAADPFLLIKERTKDLKAVLKQLALDAVNATLLFKTERGGRSAANLSIKEFKFESESMKEHIDNLEATNLELVVLYEALKQHVSHVEEKNQQLEFLYETLKQKDSSLKAEKSELSKKLSECESRIDELQNQLCDSLKNSDELAFVLRGQLENFQTEAADRALAVEKEWNCTITQIIEAVERLDDSSGFLFTSSIATGSNGSLDIGSHAAASVNAAIKTIKDLKDKLEAAYSDHEATINLFKEVKKKCNELLGKNELACGTSHMLYCELRKLVIDSCGSVAESDIDIQDKEVCGPLEYSEYKTLVEKLENFLAERLHLQSVNYQLNLELTSKTKDAEELNRRCIDLSSIEKLIENVEGVVKLEDSEMDLGGTPISRLESLVSFLVCKCKGADEQVSSFREEFGSKVEELTELQERMHHLTDLKLQHETEILLLKEKLSQVEEAFISMQSELREKVSELEQSEQRVSSLREKLSIAVAKGKGLVVQRDSLKQTLSEASSELERCSQELQLKDAKLHELETKLKTYSEAGERVEALESELSYIRNSATALRESFLHKDSVLLRIEEILEDLDLPEIFHSRDIIEKVDWLARSATGNSLPPTEWEQKSSVGGSYSDAGFGVMDAWKEDIKQSSNTGDDLRRKYDDLQGKFFGLAEQNEMLEQSLMERNQLVQRWEELLDRINMPAYLRSAEPEDRIQWLGNALSEATSDRNSLLENIDKLEHYCGSLTAELEQSQKRISPLKAELEDTQRRLSNCQMDIQAVIHERHNLSERFEALSCDHEKLSAKAVHFGIENEKLQNEVNALQEQLVQSLGNEEHIQRMNGEICRLQDLVCDALKDTCTKDLVSGGNTIECLEGLVRRLIENYTTLSLIKTVSGDAVEEHHAREADKNLGEERTRDILDNLESDVALLKKDAVDSNEPNVDLLKKELEETLSELLHVNEERDRYVEKQQSLICEVEALERQRAELQELLNQEEQKSTSLREKLNVAVRKGKSLIQQRDSIKQTIEEMGAEMEHLKSEVKHRENALQDYEVKMRDLTAFSDRVDALESESLFLRNRLAENDRILQGKEHTLSIVLNTLGDIDLGGEIYNSDPIGKLEQVVKLCHDLNAAVACAEEESKKSRRAAELLLAELNEVQDRNDGLQEELAKVRYELVHLSKDREVAEAAKCEALSRLDKLSLDLIEEKKKQYSGYTSLKSAADQLRKSFSDINNLLAVFFSEDLEFLQNLESSMNSCLNRAESDLVVQVPHFSAYGGITSSRLGSKLNFVAVDFSSETNMLDHLDDFISEVCSSLQEFINEIAAVNSMLHKHSAIFHEKAGNLSKLMGSIHRDMSSQKESFEAMRQDIRLRDSVGKEKEMEIAALRRNISLLYEACTSLLMEIENRKAEVVTKSVAVRDLEMNLKAAAFGDGGLPFGGERNFSSEEHVRAMAEKLLLAVKEFACLIGEIREGNQKEMKITISNLQEELQEKDIQRERICKDLVNQIKQAEAAATSFSLDLQSSKSCVHDLERKVEILEDERNLLEQKVKELQDQQTISTELQDKVRSLADRLNAKDQEIEALMQALDEEEIQMDDLTKKVEELDRVVQQKNLDIEKLEAARGKVVKKLSTTVSKFDELHLFSESLLAEVEKLQSQLQDREAEISFLRQEVTRCTNDALVTSQTSNKRNSDELCELLTWLGSVVSLDVNLADSSQIHTYKEIIQEKITSVLSELEDLRVTAQSWDALLQIERSKADDLIRREKILEKSLHDKESLLKMLEVGRDMEQPTRASSEILEVEPVINKWTVPGPSAASQVRSLRKVNNDQVAVAIDMDPDGTNRLEDEDDEKVHGFKSLTSSRIVPKFTRPVTDMIDGLWVSCDRALMRQPALRLSIMIYWALLHALLAAFVV; from the exons ATGGACAAGAATAAGAACCGTACTGATATGCTTGCTGCTGGCCGTAAAAAG CTTCAACAATTTCGTCAGAAGAAGGACAATAAAGGTAGTAGCAGTCATGGAAAGTCCTCCAAAAAGTCTAGCAAATCTGAGCAGCACGAATCTTATGTTGATGCAGCACCAAATTCTGCCAATTCAACAGCATTGCCACAGGTTCTTGAAGGGGAAACTGTGTCTAGCATCAATCCTGTTTCGGGAGTTGAAGATTCTTCCGTATCTTCTTCTATAGAGGATTCTGTGGCTCCTGATGCCAATGTTGTGGCGGTTGATCCATTGTCAATTCCCATGACATATGAAACTGCATCAATTGATAATGCCAATATGGATAAGCAGGAAGTGTGTGTTCATGAAAACAATATTGAATTATCAAACTCTAATGATGGTGAACGCATTGATGTGTTGGCCTCTCCAGCCATTGTTGAGACTATAGACAGTACTACTGTCACATATGAATTGGAAAGCAGCAGTAGGGAAAAGGCGGAATCATTGCCATTAAAAGAAAATACTCCtgatatgttcttgatttgtgcTAGGGGAGATCAGGTAACAGATGTAG GGGCAATGCAGGAAGCTAATGGTTTGGTTTTGGAGCATTGTGGTGGAACCCATGTCATAGACCTCGATGGAGATGGGAGACTGGCTTTGTCTGAGCACGGTGATAATGCTGCTTCTGGAGAAAGGGATGCTTTTGAACAGACTGGTTTGGTAGATTTGGCCTCTCAACTGAATCAAAATGATGGTGCATATAGTGAATCTGCTTCTGCCAGTGCTGTGGAGATGATGGATGGGCTTCTGGCATCTACTTTACCCCTTTCAGAGGCAGATGGAATTCTGGGAGGTGTTTCTGATGTGGTAAATCAACAAAGCAAAGTCATTTATGTCGATCCATCTAATAGAGAAGAAGCTGAGATGCTGTCTGGGACTGGTCAGTGTGGAAAAAGTGAGGGAGGCAGCCAAATTGATAGGACTGTAGAGGCATGTAAGCAGCAATTTTTGCCTGAGGATTCTCTTATATTTGTGGGTAAAAGCCATGAAGAGCCTCAGTTGGCTAAATTGACAAATTCATATGTGGGCCTTACTACATCTGCTCCTGTTGATGCATGCTCAATCAATCTGTCTCAGCTCATTGAAGTGACAAAAGGGCTGAATGAAACTGAGTATGGGTTGCTACTTAGGTCTATAGGATTAACTGATAGTTTGATCTCATTTGAACATGGTCATCCTCTTTTAACAGAGAGATTCAGGGAAGAATTATTCCTTGCAATTTGTACAAAGGATATACTGGAATTGCAACTCACTGAACATTCTTATCTTCAAACAGAGTGTGATAATCAGTTTCAGCAAATGGATAATGAGCTATCTGTCCTTCGTGCTTCACTCAATGAAGCTTGTGAAAGGTGCAACTCCCTTGCTCAAGAGCTTGTGGAATGCAGGTCTGAACTCCTGGCTGCCGCTAGTGGGAGGGAggacttccaacttcaatttcATGCGGCAAAGGCAGAAGTTAAGGAAGTTTCTGCTAGAGCAAAGGAGTTGCAGAGTAGTCTAGAAAGTTCTCAAGCAGATATATCAAACCTATTGAAGGAGTTGGCTGACTCTAAGGGATTGGTGGGGACATTACTTGCAGAAAATGATAACTTAAATCAGACTATTGCTTTGCTGACTGAGGAGAGAAAGAAACTTGTGCATGAAAAAAATACTTGTCTGCAAGAGAATGAGAAAATATTGAAGGAGTTAGCTGACTGCAGGAATTCAGTGGCAGCCTTACTGGCGGAAAATTCCAACTTAAGTGGAACTCTTGCTTCGGTGACGGAGAGGAGCAAGCAGCTTGAAGAGGAGAAGGAGTATCTTGCTAATGGGAATGAGAAGCTTTCTATAGATTTGTCTGACTGTAAGGGTTTGATGGAAACTTTACAGGTGGAAAATGCCAACTTAGGGGGAGACCTCGTTATGCTTTCAGAGGACAGAAAGAAACTTGAAGAGTACAAGGAGTATTCAGTTATAGAGATGGAGAGACTTTCATCTGagcttcttgttcttcatgAGAGGATATCTAAAGATCATGGGGAACGCAAACAGTTGGAGGATGAGTTAAAAGAAGTGACACTACGTCTTGAAGAGCTGTCTGAGGAAAACATATTTCTTCAAAGCAGCTTAGAACTGCATAAAGCTAAGATAAGAGAAATTGATGACAAGCAAGCCCAAAGATCTTTTCCAGGTGGGGATATTCTGAATCAAGAAGGAGGTGAGGAAGTACAGATCAGGAGCTGCGAGAAAGAAGCTGTTAATGAGCAGTCTCACAAAATGCAAGGAACACGAGATGATGGATTGTCTGATGGGCTTTCAGGTAGATTGCAACCTGAGCCATTTGAGCATGAAGTTTTTGATGATACTTTGGGGTTTATAGTATTGAAAGGACACCTTGAAGAGGCGGATAGAGTATTGAAAAAACTTGAGGAGACAGTTGAAGGGATGTTTTCACATGCAGGATCCTCAGGTAGAGCTGCTGGTAAAGTATCTGCTCCAGCTGTATCAAAGCTAATTCAAACTTTTGAGTCAAAACAGCACCATGATGAAAACGAGGCAGAGGAAATGATCTTGATGGATGATCCATCAGCAGCAGCTGAtccatttttattaataaaagagcgTACAAAAGATTTGAAGGCGGTGCTTAAGCAATTAGCCTTGGATGCTGTAAATGCTACTTTACTATTCAAGACAGAGAGAGGTGGGAGAAGTGCTGCTAATCTTTCAATCAAGGAGTTCAAGTTTGAGTCTGAGTCCATGAAGGAACACATTGATAATCTGGAAGCAACCAACCTTGAGCTTGTGGTTCTTTATGAAGCTCTAAAGCAACATGTTTCTCATGTTGAAGAAAAGAACCAACAGCTTGAGTTTCTTTATGAGACCTTGAAGCAAAAAGACAGTAGTCTTAAAGCAGAAAAGAGTGAGCTTAGCAAAAAGTTGTCTGAGTGTGAATCCAGGATAGATGAATTGCAGAATCAGTTGTGTGATTCACTGAAAAATTCGGATGAGCTGGCTTTTGTACTTCGTGGTCAGTTGGAAAATTTCCAGACGGAAGCAGCAGATAGGGCTTTGGCAGTTGAGAAGGAATGGAATTGTACCATCACTCAGATTATTGAAGCAGTTGAGAGGCTTGATGACTCTAGTGGATTTCTGTTCACCTCCTCCATAGCAACTGGCTCTAATGGTTCCTTGGATATAGGCAGCCATGCTGCTGCTTCTGTTAATGCAGCTATTAAAACCATCAAGGACCTGAAGGATAAACTTGAAGCAGCTTACTCAGACCATGAAGCAACCATTAATTTATTCAAAGAAGTGAAGAAGAAGTGTAATGAGTTACTAGGAAAGAATGAATTAGCCTGTGGCACATCGCACATGTTATACTGTGAGCTTAGGAAACTTGTGATAGATTCATGTGGCTCTGTGGCAGAATCTGACATTGACATACAAGATAAGGAGGTTTGTGGCCCTTTAGAATACAGTGAGTACAAAACCCTTGTGGAGAAATTGGAGAATTTTCTCGCTGAGAGGTTGCATCTTCAGTCTGTTAACTACCAGCTCAATTTGGAACTTACAAGTAAAACTAAGGATGCTGAGGAACTGAATAGAAGATGTATTGATCTAAGTTCCATTGAAAAGTTAATTGAAAATGTGGAGGGCGTAGTGAAATTGGAAGACAGTGAGATGGACTTGGGTGGAACACCTATTTCACGTCTAGAGTCACTGGTGTCTTTCCTTGTTTGTAAATGTAAGGGGGCTGATGAGCAAGTTAGCTCATTTAGGGAAGAGTTTGGATCCAAGGTGGAGGAATTGACTGAATTGCAGGAAAGGATGCATCACTTAACTGACTTGAAGCTTCAGCATGAAACTGAAATCCTTCTCCTCAAAGAAAAATTAAGCCAGGTTGAGGAAGCCTTTATCAGCATGCAATCTGAATTACGCGAAAAAGTGAGTGAACTTGAACAGTCAGAGCAGAGGGTATCTTCACTTAGAGAGAAGCTTAGTATTGCTGTTGCCAAGGGGAAGGGGTTGGTTGTGCAGCGCGACAGTCTCAAACAGACCCTGTCAGAGGCTTCCAGTGAATTGGAAAGATGTTCACAGGAGTTACAACTGAAAGATGCCAAGCTGCATGAGCTAGAAACAAAATTGAAGACTTATTCAGAGGCTGGTGAACGTGTGGAGGCTCTGGAATCTGAGCTCTCATACATTCGCAACTCTGCTACTGCATTAAGAGAATCTTTCCTTCACAAAGACTCGGTGCTTCTAAGAATAGAAGAGATTTTAGAAGACCTAGATCTGCCAGAGATTTTTCATTCAAGAGATATAATTGAGAAGGTTGATTGGTTAGCTAGGTCAGCCACTGGAAACTCTTTGCCTCCAACTGAGTGGGAACAGAAGAGTTCTGTGGGTGGTTCATACTCTGATGCTGGTTTTGGTGTCATGGATGCCTGGAAGGAGGATATAAAGCAAAGTTCAAATACAGGTGATGATTTGAGAAGGAAATATGATGACCTTCAAGGTAAGTTTTTTGGGTTGGCTGAACAAAATGAAATGCTGGAACAGTCATTAATGGAGAGGAATCAGTTGGTGCAGAGGTGGGAAGAACTTCTGGACAGGATTAATATGCCTGCATACTTACGATCTGCAGAACCGGAGGATAGGATTCAGTGGTTAGGAAATGCGCTTTCGGAGGCTACTAGCGACAGGAATTCTCTGCTTGAGAACATTGATAAACTCGAACACTATTGTGGATCTCTAACTGCAGAATTGGAGCAGTCTCAAAAGAGAATATCTCCCCTAAAGGCTGAATTGGAGGACACACAGAGGAGATTATCTAACTGTCAGATGGACATTCAAGCAGTTATCCATGAGAGGCACAACCTCTCTGAAAGATTTGAGGCTCTGAGCTGTGATCATGAGAAACTTTCAGCAAAAGCAGTCCATTTTGGTATTGAAAATGAAAAACTACAGAATGAGGTCAATGCCTTGCAGGAGCAATTGGTCCAGAGCCTTGGGAATGAGGAGCATATTCAGAGAATGAATGGCGAGATATGCAGACTGCAAGATTTAGTTTGTGATGCATTGAAGGATACTTGTACAAAAGATTTGGTTTCTGGTGGAAATACTATTGAGTGCTTGGAAGGATTAGTAAGGAGGCTTATAGAAAACTATACAACTCTCTCTTTGATAAAAACTGTTTCTGGGGATGCAGTTGAAGAGCACCATGCTAGAGAAGCTGATAAAAATCTCGGTGAGGAGAGAACTAGAGATATCCTGGATAATTTGGAGTCTGATGTAGCTCTACTGAAGAAAGATGCAGTGGATAGTAATGAACCAAATGTGGATCTTTTGAAGAAAGAGCTGGAGGAGACATTGAGTGAACTGTTACATGTAAACGAGGAAAGAGACAGATATGTGGAGAAGCAACAATCTTTGATTTGTGAGGTTGAAGCACTTGAAAGACAAAGGGCTGAGTTGCAGGAGCTACTTAATCAGGAGGAGCAGAAGTCTACTTCTTTAAGAGAGAAATTGAATGTTGCAGTTAGAAAAGGGAAGTCTTTGATTCAACAGCGTGATAGTATTAAGCAAACTATTGAAGAGATGGGTGCTGAGATGGAGCACTTGAAATCTGAGGTTAAGCACCGGGAAAATGCTCTTCAAGACTATGAAGTGAAGATGAGAGACTTAACTGCTTTCTCTGATAGGGTGGATGCCCTGGAGTCCGAAAGTTTGTTCTTAAGGAATCGTTTGGCTGAAAATGATCGCATTTTGCAGGGGAAAGAACATACTTTATCCATAGTTTTGAATACTCTAGGGGACATTGACCTTGGTGGTGAAATTTATAATAGTGACCCAATTGGGAAATTGGAACAAGTTGTGAAATTATGCCATGATCTGAATGCTGCCGTGGCTTGTGCAGAGGAAGAGTCTAAAAAATCTAGAAGAGCAGCAGAGCTGTTGCTTGCAGAACTGAATGAAGTTCAGGACAGGAATGATGGTCTCCAAGAGGAGCTAGCCAAAGTCAGATATGAACTTGTGCATCTCTCCAAGGATAGGGAGGTGGCAGAGGCTGCAAAATGTGAAGCCCTTTCACGTCTTGATAAGTTATCCTTGGATCTCATTgaggagaaaaagaaacaatattCTGGATATACCTCATTAAAATCTGCTGCAGATCAACTCAGGAAGAGTTTCTCTGATATCAACAATTTACTAGCTGTTTTTTTCTCTGAGGACTTGGAATTTCTGCAAAATCTAGAGTCTAGTATGAATTCATGCCTTAATAGAGCAGAATCTGATCTTGTGGTTCAAGTCCCTCACTTTAGCGCATATGGTGGCATTACATCCAGTCGTTTGGGAAGCAAG TTGAACTTTGTGGCTGTGGATTTTTCATCAGAAACTAATATGCTGGACCATTTGGATGACTTTATTTCTGAAGTTTGTAGTTCTTTGCAAGAATTCATTAATGAAATTGCCGCTGTTAATAGTATGCTACACAAACACTCTGCTATATTTCATGAAAAAGCTGGCAATCTATCCAAATTAATGGGTTCTATTCATAGAGATATGAGTTCCCAGAAAGAGTCATTTGAGGCCATGAGGCAAGACATTAGGCTTAGAGATTCAGTGGGAAAAGAGAAGGAAATGGAGATTGCTGCATTGCGCCGGAACATTTCCTTGCTTTATGAAGCCTGCACCAGTTTGCTCATGGAAATTGAGAATAGAAAAGCTGAAGTTGTCACAAAGAGTGTGGCTGTTCGGGATCTGGAAATGAATTTGAAAGCAGCAGCATTTGGCGATGGTGGACTTCCCTTTGGTGGAGAGAGAAATTTTTCATCCGAGGAACATGTCAGGGCTATGGCAGAAAAGCTGTTATTGGCCGTCAAAGAATTTGCTTGCTTAATAGGTGAAATCAGAGAGGGTAACCAGAAGGAAATGAAAATTACCATCTCGAATTTGCAGGAGGAGCTTCAGGAGAAGGACATCCAAAGAGAGAGAATTTGCAAAGATCTTGTCAATCAAATTAAGCAAGCAGAAGCTGCTGCAACGAGCTTCTCCCTTGACCTTCAATCATCAAAATCTTGTGTGCATGATTTGGAGAGGAAGGTGGAAATACTTGAAGATGAGCGGAATTTATTGGAACAGAAAGTAAAGGAACTTCAAGATCAGCAAACCATCTCAACGGAGTTACAGGATAAAGTCAGATCTCTGGCTGATAGGCTCAATGCGAAAGACCAAG AAATTGAAGCCTTAATGCAAGCTCTTGATGAGGAGGAGATACAGATGGATGATTTAACAAAAAAAGTAGAGGAGTTAGACAGAGTTGTCCAACAAAAGAATTTAGATATTGAAAAACTTGAAGCTGCTCGTGGGAAGGTTGTGAAGAAGCTTTCCACCACTGTCAGTAAGTTCGATGAGCTTCATCTTTTCTCTGAAAGTCTCCTTGCTGAGGTTGAAAAGCTTCAATCGCAACTGCAAGATCGTGAAGCTGAGATCTCTTTCTTAAGGCAAGAAGTAACTAGATGCACAAATGATGCTCTTGTCACATCTCAGACAAGCAACAAGAGAAATTCAGATGAGCTCTGTGAGCTATTGACATGGTTAGGCTCAGTGGTGTCTCTAGATGTCAATCTTGCTGATAGCAGTCAGATTCACACGTATAAAGAAATAATTCAGGAAAAGATAACTTCTGTTTTGTCTGAATTGGAGGATCTGCGAGTAACAGCTCAAAGCTGGGATGCATTATTGCAAATAGAGAGGAGTAAAGCGGATGATTTAATCCGCAGAGAAAAAATTCTTGAAAAATCTTTGCATGATAAGGAATCCCTATTAAAGATGCTTGAAGTTGGCAGAGATATGGAGCAGCCAACCCGTGCAAGCTCTGAAATTTTGGAAGTTGAACCTGTG ATAAATAAATGGACCGTCCCTGGGCCCTCTGCTGCTTCTCAAGTACGCAGTTTGCGCAAAGTCAACAATGATCAAGTTGCTGTTGCTATAGACATGGATCCTGATGGCACTAATAGACTAGAGGATGAAGACGATGAAAAAG TTCATGGTTTCAAGTCACTCACTTCATCGAGAATTGTCCCAAAATTTACCAGACCTGTGACTGACATGATTGATGGTCTATG GGTTTCATGTGATCGGGCACTAATGCGACAACCTGCCTTGAGGCTTAGTATTATGATCTATTGGGCTTTATTGCACGCATTGCTTGCAGCTTTTGTGGTTTGA